A window from Rhinoraja longicauda isolate Sanriku21f chromosome 26, sRhiLon1.1, whole genome shotgun sequence encodes these proteins:
- the hspb1 gene encoding heat shock protein beta-1 yields the protein MTVPLYWGTCSIYRPGSRYIYIYIYIRAQWWPQSDQAPSTSRLVSPSPAPLPPLIPGMSERRIPFSFLRSPSWDPFRDWHYPSRLFDQSFGMPALGCDWGADWPGMWPGYLRPFSAVGARVPAVEPQLLQTPAPTATTTAATAATALSRQHSTGISEIKVTSDKWRINLDVNHFAPEEITVKTKDGYVEINGKHEERQDEHGFVSRCFTRKYLLPQGIEPGIVSSTLSPTGVLTVEAAMVKPALQSSEVTIPITYETKAEIGVQDSKKTNETTKK from the exons ATGACTGTTCCCCTATACTGGGGCACCTGTTCCATTTATAGACCAGgcagcagatatatatatatatatatatatatcagagccCAGTGGTGGCCGCAGTCTGACCAGGCACCCAGCACGTCTCGTCTTGTCTCCCCTTCACCAGCCCCGCTCCCACCTCTAATTCCAGGCATGTCCGAGCGGCGGATTCCCTTCAGCTTCTTGCGCAGCCCCAGCTGGGACCCTTTCCGGGACTGGCACTACCCCAGCCGGCTCTTCGACCAGTCCTTCGGCATGCCGGCTCTGGGCTGCGACTGGGGAGCGGACTGGCCGGGCATGTGGCCGGGTTACTTGCGCCCATTCTCTGCAGTCGGAGCCAGGGTCCCCGCGGTGGAACCGCAGCTGCTGCAGACCCCAGCGCCCACCGCCACCACCACCGCCGCCACCGCCGCCACTGCTCTCAGCCGCCAGCACAGCACCGGCATCTCGGAAATCAAGGTCACCTCGGACAAGTGGAGGATCAACTTGGACGTCAACCACTTCGCCCCCGAGGAGATCACCGTCAAAACCAAGGATGGATATGTGGAGATCAACG GCAAACATGAGGAGAGACAAGATGAACATGGCTTCGTTTCAAGATGTTTTACTCGAAAATATCT CCTCCCTCAAGGCATTGAACCTGGTATAGTTTCTTCAACACTGTCACCCACGGGTGTACTAACAGTCGAAGCAGCAATGGTGAAACCAGCTCTGCAGTCCTCCGAGGTCACCATCCCAATTACCTACGAGACTAAAGCTGAGATTGGAGTGCAAGATTCAAAGAAGACAAATGAAACAACAAAGAAGTGA